One region of Gigantopelta aegis isolate Gae_Host chromosome 7, Gae_host_genome, whole genome shotgun sequence genomic DNA includes:
- the LOC121376968 gene encoding uncharacterized protein LOC121376968 isoform X2, whose amino-acid sequence MPKRAQMSSSGSDVPPKRPRRKQRTSAATPPSQTEASASSTSPSQTESSESSIVRKITEEVLTKVTQHIDQKFDLLLSALQPNTGDQPDSASSAVTATVNRAVSAISDIPSTGLWVHNHPDTTISFGLEDVQAHSAQNIGRNLLFGTFFSTVTH is encoded by the exons ATGCCGAAACGGGCACAGATGTCGTCCAGTGGGAGCGATGTTCCTCCGAAAAGACCCCGACGTAAGCAGAGAACTTCGGCTGCAACACCACCATCTCAAACAGAAGCGTCTGCGTCTTCGACATCACCATCTCAAACAGAATCGTCTGAGTCTTCGATAGTGCGGAAGATAACTGAGGAGGTGCTGACGAAAGTGACTCAGCACATTGATCAGAAATTTGACTTGTTGTTATCAGCTCTGCAGCCCAATACAGGCGACCAGCCAGACTCTGCATCTTCTGCTGTTACAGCAACTGTAAACCGTGCAGTCTCTGCTATCAGTGATATTCCCTCGACAg GTTTGTGGGTTCACAACCATCCAGATACAACTATCAGCTTTGGATTAGAAGATGTGCAGGCGCATTCAGCCCAAAATATTGGAAGGAATTTACTTTTCGGAACATTCTTTAGCACAGTTACACATTAG
- the LOC121376967 gene encoding protein mono-ADP-ribosyltransferase PARP14-like — protein sequence MSSKQKAETMAVIKNQTMAGADPSGVQPFIRGKLLDVMVYKGHITQLSVDAIVNAANGRLAHGAGVARAIADAAGDDLLKEGNKYIREHGIIGVTGVADTTAGRLPCKMVLHAVGPAMYDYKDETQCLEDLCKTILRCLCEARNLNMSSVAIPSISSGIFGVPKPSCAEMYVRAVKSFDTMVTGGSLRQVHFVDVSDTMLQLIQNEFVNEWGKQLDDHFLRRDSKFIKQCLNDVSGRSSPAGQGTSPVHSSNSAGTSGYAAAETGGKINSSTSAAGGGIQVIVYKDDIFNIVSDAIVCWKNPTFSVGDQVVAQKIFDRAGEKYKKQLKEIKKKHTFLVFSGLVFSAYCENMNQKLVVHGVISRNGPNVSNLKKMIPEIIVEVDDKKLISVVIPVFRGLSDGVKGFTETLCTAVKDFSRKKPHSSLKQIYVVDIDQKIVDVVSGIVQKSGINNETQSQETHTLQDPLSQSSSSPYHSVGGADAADNCAICMDTITNPKKLTKCGHTFCKDCIDTQFQNYKPVCPNCGELYGMLTGNMPTGGKMAVSHSSTTLPGYGYCGHYCIIYSFLSGRQTKEHPEEGKWYSGITRTAYIPDTQEGRTVLAMLRVAWERRLTFTIGRSVTTGQEGVITWNDIHHKTNTYGGQNKFGYPDPGYLARVKAELADKGITEESIQDPKYKKLTGMF from the exons ATGAGCTCCAAACAAAAAGCTGAAACAATGGCAGTTATTAAAAATCAAACCATGGCAGGTGCAGACCCATCTGGAGTTCAGCCATTCATTAGAGGGAAACTGCTTGATGTCATGGTGTACAAGGGTCACATCACTCAGCTGTCAGTGGATGCTATTGTAAATGCTGCTAATGGTAGGCTAGCTCATGGGGCAGGAGTAGCAAGAGCTATAGCTGATGCAGCTGGTGATGACTTGCTCAAGGAAGGAAACAAGTATATTCGAGAGCATGGTATAATCGGTGTGACTGGTGTTGCAGATACCACAGCTGGAAGACTACCCTGCAAGATGGTGCTTCATGCTGTTGGACCAGCCATGTATGATTATAAGGACGAGACACAGTGTCTGGAAGATCTCTGTAAGACCATCCTGAGATGTCTGTGTGAGGCGAGAAACCTGAATATGTCATCTGTTGCTATTCCATCTATCAGTTCAG gtATTTTTGGAGTGCCAAAGCCATCTTGTGCTGAGATGTATGTGAGAGCTGTGAAATCCTTCGACACAATGGTTACTGGTGGCTCACTGAGACAAGTTCACTTTGTGGATGTCAGTGACACCATGCTGCAACTTATCCAAAATGAATTTGTAAACGAATGGGGCAAACAGCTGGATGATCATTTCTTAAGACGTGACAGTAAATTCATCAAGCAGTGTCTTAATGATGTTTCTGGACGGTCATCCCCAGCTGGACAGGGTACTTCACCGGTTCACTCCTCAAACTCTGCAGGTACATCAGGTTATGCAGCAGCAGAAACTGGTGGAAAAATCAATTCATCCACATCAGCAGCAGGTGGTGGGATCCAAGTTATTGTATACAAGGATGacatttttaacattgtttctGATGCAATTGTTTGCTGGAAAAATCCCACTTTTTCTGTAGGAGACCAAGTTGTAGCTCAGAAGATATTTGACAGAGCCGGagagaaatacaaaaaacagttgaaggaaattaaaaagaagcatacttttttagtttttagtggTTTGGTCTTTTCAGCTTACTGTGAAAATATGAACCAGAAATTGGTCGTCCATGGGGTCATCAGTCGCAATGGTCCAAATGTgtctaatttaaagaaaatgatCCCAGAAATTATTGTTGAAGTTGATGACAAAAAGCTGATATCAGTTGTTATTCCAGTGTTTCGAGGCTTATCAG ATGGTGTGAAAGGTTTCACGGAAACTCTTTGCACAGCTGTTAAGGACTTTTCAAGGAAGAAGCCCCACTCCAGTCTGAAGCAAATATATGTTGTTGACATTGACCAGAAAATTGTTGATGTTGTCAGTGGAATTGTTCAAAAGAGTGGAATCAATAATGAAACACAAAGTCAAGAAACTCACACTTTGCAAGATCCGCTGTCACAGAGCTCATCAAGCCCATATCATTCAGTTGGTGGTGCAGATGCTGCTGATAACTGTGCAATTTGCATGGACACAATTACAAACCCCAAAAAGCTGACAAAGTGTGGCCACACTTTTTGTAAAGACTGTATAGACACCCAGTTCCAGAATTACAAACCTGTTTGTCCAAACTGTGGAGAGTTGTATGGTATGCTCACTGGTAACATGCCAACAGGTGGCAAAATGGCTGTTTCTCACAGTTCCACCACTCTTCCTGGATATGGATATTGTGGACATTACTGCATCATTTACTCATTTCTAAGCGGGAGACAAACA AAAGAACATCCAGAGGAAGGAAAGTGGTATTCAGGTATCACACGCACAGCATATATACCAGATACACAAGAAGGTCGCACTGTGCTTGCCATGTTGAGAGTTGCCTGGGAACGGCGACTCACTTTTACTATTGGAAGATCTGTGACGACAGGCCAAGAAGGGGTCATAACTTGGAATGACATTcatcacaaaacaaatacatatggtgGTCAAAACAA